One genomic region from Homalodisca vitripennis isolate AUS2020 chromosome 6, UT_GWSS_2.1, whole genome shotgun sequence encodes:
- the LOC124365238 gene encoding uncharacterized protein LOC124365238, which produces MTVFCHILATVLFTIQIFRVECCSGGPKEGRPRPLAITPIAQPRRTIIYQLTDDQKLDGSELNLSEEQKPTGADPLLRDYKKPDAAELNLSEEQKSTGADPLVADDEKWGAAELNLPEEQKSTGADPLVTDDEKWGAAELNLFEEQKSTGADPLLKDYKKLDAEELNLSQEQILRGAYPSGIMEPIPAIIGGQFSEEGQESKLIFYLPDESELERVKPHLTETPETKAPKPYVTEEPYAETELVTDQTNTEYTWKITPISSEKNCLPPGSRCSENDQCCKWDCAVFQYDHKEKKYYGKCLNPDMFYMYERYLSNQRKRTASYVLLSHSQEN; this is translated from the exons ATGACagtattttgtcatattttagCGACGGTGCTTTTCACCATTCAAATTTTCAGGGTAGAATGTTGCTCTGGAGGTCCAAAAGAAGGAAGACCAAGACCACTAGCAATAACGCCCATTGCACAGCCAAGGCGtacaataatttatcaattaacagaTGATCAAAAATTGGATGGATCAGAACTAAATCTATCTGAGGAACAAAAACCTACAGGAGCTGATCCATTGCTAAGAGATTATAAAAAACCGGATGCAGCAGAACTGAATCTATCTGAGGAACAAAAATCTACAGGAGCTGATCCATTGGTAGCAGATGATGAAAAATGGGGTGCAGCAGAACTGAATCTACCTGAGGAACAAAAATCTACAGGAGCTGATCCATTGGTAACAGATGATGAAAAATGGGGTGCAGCAGAACTGAATCTTTTTGAGGAACAAAAATCTACAGGAGCTGATCCATTgctaaaagattataaaaaattggaTGCAGAAGAACTTAATCTATCTCAGGAACAAATACTTCGAGGAGCTTACCCATCCGGAATAATGGAACCAATACCGGCAATAATAGGAGGTCAATTTTCAGAAGAGGGGCAAGAatctaaactaatattttacttgCCAGATGAATCAGAACTGGAAAGAGTGAAACCACATTTGACAGAGACGCCAGAAACTAAAGCACCAAAACCATATGTAACTGAAGAGCCGTATGCTGAAACTGAGCTAGTAACAGACCAAACGAACACGGAATATACATGGAAGATTACACCAATATCATCTGAAAAAAACTGTCTTCCACCTGGAAGTCGG TGTTCCGAGAACGACCAGTGTTGTAAGTGGGACTGTGCAGTTTTCCAATACGACCACAAGGAGAAAAAATACTACGGGAAGTGTTTAAACCctgatatgttttatatgtacGAGAGATATCTCAGTAACCAGAGGAAGAGAACAGCTTCCTATGTATTGCTATCTCATTCACAGGAgaactaa